A genome region from Bordetella genomosp. 10 includes the following:
- a CDS encoding Bug family tripartite tricarboxylate transporter substrate binding protein, with protein MRGRLARAAVFCAAAVALAAGVATAGAARAAGFPARPITFIVPYTPGGTTDIVARTVSQKLGERFGQTVIVENRPGAGGNIGMEAVAKAAPDGYTIGFGAISTNALNPFVYPSMPFDPTKAFTGISMLGTSAVVIDVGPQVPVKDVAGLVDYARKHPGLGFGTPGTGTSMHLAGVLFDQATGAGLQHVPYKGSSQAINDLLGGHIDILFDNLPASLPHIKAGKIHALAVTGSERSSVLPDVPTLKELGYAGAVVDPWFAVYGPAGMPDDVTQALSEAFRWALALPDVKEKLRLAGFNPYGSTPREVDTLSRSEYERFKALSAKVSLKAE; from the coding sequence ATGAGGGGGCGGCTGGCGCGCGCCGCGGTTTTCTGCGCGGCGGCCGTCGCGCTCGCCGCCGGCGTCGCCACCGCCGGTGCGGCCCGGGCGGCCGGCTTTCCCGCGCGGCCGATCACCTTTATCGTTCCCTATACGCCGGGCGGCACCACCGACATCGTGGCGCGCACCGTCAGCCAGAAGCTGGGGGAAAGATTCGGCCAGACGGTCATCGTGGAAAACCGTCCGGGCGCCGGCGGCAACATCGGCATGGAGGCGGTCGCCAAGGCCGCGCCGGACGGCTACACCATCGGCTTCGGCGCCATCTCGACCAACGCGCTCAATCCCTTCGTCTATCCGTCCATGCCTTTCGATCCCACCAAGGCGTTCACCGGCATCAGCATGCTGGGCACGTCGGCCGTCGTGATCGATGTCGGCCCGCAAGTGCCGGTCAAGGACGTCGCGGGCCTCGTCGACTATGCCAGGAAGCACCCGGGCCTGGGCTTCGGCACGCCGGGCACCGGCACGTCCATGCACCTGGCCGGCGTCCTGTTCGACCAGGCGACCGGCGCGGGACTGCAGCACGTGCCGTACAAGGGCAGTTCGCAGGCCATCAACGACCTGCTGGGCGGGCACATCGACATCCTGTTCGACAACCTGCCGGCATCGCTGCCGCATATCAAGGCGGGGAAGATCCACGCGCTGGCGGTCACCGGCAGCGAGCGCTCCAGCGTGCTGCCGGACGTGCCGACGCTCAAGGAGCTGGGCTATGCCGGCGCGGTGGTGGACCCTTGGTTCGCCGTCTATGGCCCGGCGGGCATGCCGGACGACGTCACCCAGGCCTTGAGCGAGGCTTTCCGCTGGGCGCTGGCGCTGCCCGACGTCAAGGAGAAGCTGCGCCTGGCGGGCTTCAATCCCTACGGATCGACGCCGCGCGAAGTCGATACGCTGAGCCGTTCGGAATACGAGCGCTTCAAGGCGCTTTCGGCCAAGGTGTCCTTGAAGGCGGAATAG
- a CDS encoding ABC transporter permease: protein MTPSTPWSWAAALIALLVCAPLAALAGWALSGDTAHWAHLGRHVLPQAALNTGALLAGVGALTTLLGVGGAWLVSAYDFRGRRLLSWALLLPLAMPTYILAYAYLDLLHPIGPVQSALRALLGYDNPRQFRLPDLRSLPGAIFVLGFALYPYVYLSMRALFATQAANVLEAARTLGAGRWGVFWRVALPMARPALAVGVSLALLETLNDIGASEFLGVQTLTVSVYTTWVTRSDLAGAAQIALAMLACVLALILLERRGRRRQRYAATQRPRPMQPRRLHGLRACFACGLGALPVLLGFVAPALYLLWETQKRLHLVGGVSSQLWAAARNTAGVAAAATLATLACGLAVAWAARRVRESARGGALAWGPRVASLGYAIPGTVLAIGLLTPLAIFDDVLAWLGLGAGQILMGSMSALVIAYVIRFLAIAAGSIEAGLARIPPSLEQAARLLGENAGGVLRRVHLPLLRPALASAALLVFVDTMKELPATLLLRPMNFDTLATWLYAEAARGAYEEGAVAALGIVAAGLLPVILLARAQAAPRFSGRTPAPAGPPLPSRSGSPP, encoded by the coding sequence ATGACGCCATCCACGCCCTGGTCCTGGGCGGCGGCGCTGATCGCCCTGCTGGTCTGCGCGCCGCTCGCGGCCCTGGCCGGCTGGGCCCTGAGCGGCGACACCGCGCATTGGGCCCACCTGGGCCGCCACGTGCTGCCGCAGGCCGCGCTGAATACCGGCGCGCTGCTGGCGGGCGTGGGCGCGCTCACCACGCTCCTGGGCGTGGGCGGCGCCTGGCTGGTCAGCGCCTACGATTTCCGCGGCCGGCGGCTGCTGTCCTGGGCGCTGCTGCTGCCGCTGGCGATGCCCACCTACATCCTGGCCTACGCCTATCTCGACCTGCTGCATCCGATCGGCCCGGTGCAGAGCGCGCTGCGCGCCCTGCTCGGCTACGACAATCCGCGCCAGTTCCGCCTGCCCGACCTGCGTTCGCTGCCGGGCGCGATCTTCGTGCTGGGCTTCGCGCTTTATCCCTACGTCTACCTGAGCATGCGGGCGCTGTTCGCGACCCAGGCCGCCAATGTGCTGGAAGCCGCGCGCACGCTGGGCGCCGGCCGCTGGGGCGTGTTCTGGCGCGTGGCGCTGCCGATGGCGCGGCCGGCGCTGGCCGTCGGCGTCAGCCTGGCGTTGCTGGAGACGCTCAACGATATCGGCGCGTCGGAATTCCTCGGCGTCCAGACGCTGACCGTATCGGTCTACACGACATGGGTGACGCGGTCGGACCTGGCCGGCGCGGCGCAGATCGCCCTGGCCATGCTGGCCTGCGTGCTGGCCCTGATCCTGCTGGAACGGCGCGGCCGGCGCCGCCAACGCTACGCCGCCACGCAACGGCCCCGCCCCATGCAACCGCGGCGCCTGCATGGGCTGCGCGCCTGCTTCGCCTGCGGGCTGGGCGCCCTGCCCGTCCTGCTGGGCTTCGTCGCGCCGGCGCTGTATCTGTTGTGGGAAACGCAGAAACGCCTGCATCTGGTGGGCGGCGTCTCCAGCCAGTTGTGGGCCGCCGCCCGCAACACCGCCGGCGTCGCGGCCGCGGCGACCTTGGCGACCCTGGCCTGTGGGCTGGCCGTGGCCTGGGCCGCGCGCCGGGTCCGCGAAAGCGCGCGCGGCGGCGCGCTCGCATGGGGCCCGCGCGTCGCCAGCCTGGGCTACGCCATACCCGGCACGGTGCTGGCCATCGGCCTGCTGACGCCCTTGGCAATTTTCGACGACGTCCTCGCCTGGCTGGGACTGGGCGCCGGACAGATACTCATGGGCTCGATGAGCGCGCTGGTCATCGCCTACGTCATCCGCTTCCTGGCAATCGCCGCCGGCAGCATCGAAGCGGGCCTGGCGCGCATTCCGCCTTCGCTGGAACAGGCCGCGCGGCTGCTGGGCGAAAACGCCGGCGGCGTCCTCAGGCGCGTGCACCTGCCGCTGCTGCGCCCGGCGCTGGCGAGCGCGGCGCTGCTGGTCTTCGTCGACACGATGAAGGAACTGCCGGCCACGCTGCTGTTGCGGCCCATGAATTTCGATACGCTGGCGACCTGGCTGTATGCCGAGGCGGCGCGCGGCGCCTATGAGGAGGGCGCGGTCGCGGCCCTGGGCATCGTCGCCGCCGGACTGCTGCCGGTCATCCTGCTGGCCCGGGCGCAGGCCGCGCCGCGTTTTTCCGGACGCACGCCGGCGCCGGCCGGGCCGCCCTTGCCTTCCCGATCCGGGTCCCCGCCATGA
- a CDS encoding ABC transporter ATP-binding protein → MTVLLELDQLQLAYDTGQGPRVVVDALSLALERGHIGCLLGPSGCGKTSVLRAIAGFEPLRRGRIRLDGAEIASPASAVAPQARRVGMMFQDYALFPHLDVAGNVGFGLRRQPKPRQRERVRDMLALVGLEAMAGSYPHELSGGQQQRVALARALAPAPELLLLDEPFSNLDADSRERLAFELRDILRASGNTALLVTHDQDEAFAIADRIGVMRDGRLAQWDTPYALRHHPADAGVADFIRRTALAERRAAAYARGSQEAGAGA, encoded by the coding sequence ATGACCGTCCTGCTCGAACTCGACCAACTGCAACTGGCCTACGACACCGGCCAGGGCCCGCGCGTCGTCGTCGACGCGCTGAGCCTGGCGCTGGAGCGCGGCCACATCGGCTGCCTGCTGGGGCCGTCCGGCTGCGGCAAGACCTCGGTGCTGCGCGCCATTGCCGGCTTCGAACCCCTGCGCCGCGGCCGCATCCGCCTGGACGGCGCCGAGATAGCGAGCCCGGCGTCCGCCGTGGCGCCGCAGGCGCGCCGCGTCGGCATGATGTTCCAGGACTATGCGCTTTTCCCGCACTTGGACGTCGCGGGCAATGTCGGCTTCGGCCTGCGCCGGCAGCCGAAACCGCGGCAGCGGGAACGCGTGCGCGACATGCTGGCGCTGGTCGGCCTGGAAGCGATGGCCGGCAGCTATCCGCACGAATTGTCCGGCGGACAGCAGCAGCGCGTGGCGCTGGCGCGCGCCCTGGCGCCGGCGCCCGAACTGCTGTTGCTGGACGAGCCCTTCTCCAACCTGGACGCGGACTCGCGCGAGCGGCTGGCCTTCGAACTGCGCGACATTCTGCGGGCCAGCGGCAACACCGCGTTGCTGGTCACGCACGACCAGGACGAGGCCTTCGCCATCGCGGACCGTATCGGTGTGATGCGAGATGGCCGGCTGGCGCAGTGGGACACGCCCTACGCCCTGCGCCATCATCCGGCCGACGCCGGGGTCGCGGATTTCATACGCCGAACGGCGCTGGCCGAGCGGCGCGCGGCGGCGTATGCGCGCGGCAGCCAGGAGGCAGGCGCCGGCGCGTAG